A single region of the Polymorphum gilvum SL003B-26A1 genome encodes:
- a CDS encoding phage major capsid protein, which yields MTTAKQVREKLAARQDELGKVFAEAKTDDGSYDFNRVKCLGEDVKGSIAVAEKVKAMNAELDELAQQAEALEAAEKAADDHARREKAVGFRPGFPEGGSARAQAAMKSLGELLAEAKTYNAWIERGCPAGIDLTFDILPTDMLAMGMKAMTLQEKALMATTAGYAPESVRMPGFVEAVTRPLQLIDIIPFSPTGQASIKYMEETTRTHAAAETAEGGSYAESTFVFTEKSSDVRKITDSLPVTDEQLDDVPMMQGYVNGRLAFGIRQRLDTQVYVGNGTAPNLRGIVNVSGIQTQARGTDPVPDVFFKAMTKVRTVGRAIPTHHVMHPTDWQSIRLLRTADGVYIWGSPSEAGPERLWGLPVVQNEARASGSGLTGSFQPAWISGFERRGVDIQIGYVGTQFTEGKRTVRGDMRAGLVVFRPAAFCDVTGL from the coding sequence ATGACCACCGCAAAGCAGGTCCGCGAGAAGCTCGCGGCAAGGCAGGATGAGCTCGGCAAGGTGTTCGCCGAGGCCAAGACCGACGACGGGTCTTACGACTTCAACCGGGTGAAGTGCCTGGGCGAGGACGTCAAGGGCTCGATCGCGGTCGCCGAGAAGGTCAAGGCGATGAACGCCGAGCTCGACGAGCTGGCGCAGCAGGCCGAGGCGCTGGAAGCGGCCGAGAAGGCCGCCGACGATCACGCCCGGCGCGAGAAGGCCGTGGGCTTCCGGCCGGGGTTCCCAGAGGGCGGCAGCGCCCGGGCGCAAGCGGCCATGAAATCGCTGGGCGAGCTGCTCGCCGAGGCAAAGACCTACAACGCCTGGATCGAGCGCGGCTGTCCGGCCGGGATCGACCTCACGTTCGACATCCTGCCGACCGACATGCTGGCCATGGGCATGAAGGCCATGACCCTGCAGGAAAAGGCGCTGATGGCGACCACGGCCGGCTACGCGCCGGAAAGCGTGCGGATGCCCGGCTTCGTCGAGGCGGTCACCCGGCCGCTGCAGCTGATCGACATCATTCCGTTTTCGCCGACCGGCCAGGCCTCCATCAAGTACATGGAGGAAACCACGCGCACCCACGCGGCGGCGGAAACGGCCGAAGGCGGCAGCTACGCCGAAAGCACCTTCGTCTTCACCGAAAAGAGCTCGGACGTGCGCAAGATCACCGACAGCCTGCCGGTGACCGACGAGCAGCTCGACGACGTGCCGATGATGCAGGGCTACGTGAACGGCCGGCTCGCCTTCGGCATCCGCCAGCGCCTGGACACTCAGGTCTATGTCGGCAACGGCACCGCGCCGAACCTGCGCGGCATCGTCAACGTCTCGGGCATCCAGACCCAGGCACGCGGCACGGACCCGGTGCCGGACGTCTTCTTCAAGGCGATGACCAAGGTGCGCACGGTCGGCCGGGCAATCCCGACGCATCACGTGATGCACCCGACCGACTGGCAGTCGATCCGCCTGCTGCGCACCGCCGACGGCGTCTACATCTGGGGCAGCCCGTCGGAGGCCGGTCCGGAGCGCCTGTGGGGCCTGCCCGTCGTCCAGAACGAGGCACGCGCCTCGGGCAGCGGCCTGACGGGCTCGTTCCAGCCGGCGTGGATCTCCGGCTTCGAACGCCGGGGCGTCGACATCCAGATCGGTTACGTCGGCACTCAGTTCACCGAGGGCAAGCGCACGGTGCGCGGCGACATGCGCGCCGGCCTGGTGGTGTTCCGTCCGGCCGCCTTCTGCGACGTGACGGGGTTGTAA
- a CDS encoding HK97 family phage prohead protease, producing the protein MSCPHCNDTGSVEANGQKRPCAACRPVETDATPPTGKGRTMKNETKAITVEKMDGAGKGLARIATLSAIDSDGDTYVPGAFSWKEGGEQWVPILPAHQRTAMPLGKARIYEDGDAALAELHLNLDTQVGRDWHKTLKFDLEHGASVQEYSYGFGTLDHVIENRDGERVRVLKRLDVHEISPVVRGAGVGTGTLALKSHGSFADQIEAVILEIGDIVARAGSVKALREAQGREMSAERMEQLDRLKQRLDALLKGAPDPDAEAAPAGDEAKARAEAERLAADWLTRDARRRTGR; encoded by the coding sequence ATGAGCTGTCCGCATTGCAACGACACCGGATCCGTCGAGGCCAACGGCCAGAAGCGGCCCTGCGCGGCCTGCCGGCCGGTTGAGACCGACGCCACGCCACCCACCGGAAAGGGACGGACGATGAAGAACGAGACCAAGGCCATCACGGTCGAAAAGATGGACGGCGCGGGCAAGGGCCTGGCGCGCATCGCCACCCTGTCGGCGATCGACAGCGACGGCGACACCTATGTCCCGGGCGCCTTTTCGTGGAAGGAGGGCGGCGAGCAGTGGGTGCCGATCCTGCCGGCGCACCAGCGCACCGCCATGCCGCTCGGCAAGGCCCGCATCTACGAGGACGGCGACGCGGCCCTGGCCGAGCTGCACCTGAACCTCGACACGCAGGTGGGCCGCGACTGGCACAAGACGCTGAAGTTCGACCTGGAGCACGGCGCGAGCGTCCAGGAGTACTCCTACGGCTTCGGCACGCTCGACCATGTGATCGAGAACCGCGACGGCGAGCGGGTGCGCGTCCTGAAGCGGCTCGACGTGCACGAGATCTCGCCGGTGGTGCGCGGCGCGGGCGTCGGCACGGGGACGCTGGCGCTGAAGTCGCACGGCAGTTTCGCCGACCAGATCGAGGCGGTGATCCTGGAGATCGGCGACATCGTGGCGCGCGCCGGATCGGTCAAGGCGCTGCGCGAGGCGCAGGGCCGGGAGATGAGCGCAGAGCGGATGGAGCAGCTCGACCGGCTGAAGCAGCGCCTGGACGCGCTGCTCAAGGGCGCACCGGACCCGGACGCTGAAGCGGCCCCGGCCGGCGACGAGGCCAAGGCGCGCGCGGAGGCCGAGCGGCTGGCGGCCGACTGGCTCACCCGCGACGCCCGCCGGCGCACCGGCCGGTAG
- a CDS encoding phage portal protein yields the protein MLKTVSKAVSKALTAMRHGTGLPFWAGLLKRTSYNYAREVGDGLDSSVVTAPIQWIQRAMPEATLTVRRRKADGSHEELPGHKMLELIDRPNAYYGDLTLWAGTLLSYLFDGNGYWVKVRNGVGRPVELWYVPHWTMEPKPSRDGSVFLSHYTYSPGGGVPPIDLSPDDVVHFRHGIDPRNPRKGLSPLAGTLREIFMDLESSNFVASLLRNMGVPGVVISPKAGGTVAPEDVAATKAWFNQAFTGDRRGGALVMGAPTDVSPYGFNPQQMNMSESRDVAEERICACLGIPAAVVGFGAGLQTSKVGATMGELVKLAWRNGMLPVLRVLADELDRSLLPDFGEATGLKCHFDTSEVLALQDELDKAATRWNTMVQGGWVEIAEAREAMGLDVDDSHRIYLRPAMALETPAGGAPQPQPAPKEPEPKEQKARASRSAIRTGAAYLDTLRRQEGPLQKTLERRLKGFFGDLGKAAKDAALPLLEIQDLSPKSGKEEEQKSDDLLVAQILDQLGIEAHRTTFAKIYEAQYLETARKVSEAAELAGISGSLPDPVARAVAGAGGRRSGLVDLSAQTRKALFDAIAEGRAEGEGAPQLAARIADYVEGGPYKEVSTRARIIARTETKYAQNISTIERARAANVEQFIVFDGRLGPDRSDPDHIARNGSIVSAAEASQMAADEHPNGTLSFAPYFADEED from the coding sequence ATGCTTAAAACCGTTTCAAAGGCCGTTTCAAAGGCCCTTACGGCCATGCGCCACGGCACCGGCCTGCCGTTCTGGGCCGGCCTGCTGAAGCGCACCAGCTACAACTACGCCCGGGAGGTCGGCGACGGGCTGGACAGCTCTGTGGTGACCGCGCCAATCCAGTGGATCCAGCGCGCCATGCCGGAGGCCACCTTGACGGTGCGCCGGCGCAAGGCGGACGGCAGCCACGAGGAACTGCCGGGGCACAAGATGCTGGAGCTGATCGACCGGCCCAATGCCTACTATGGCGACCTGACGCTGTGGGCCGGCACGCTGCTTTCCTATCTTTTCGACGGCAACGGCTACTGGGTGAAGGTGCGCAACGGCGTCGGCCGGCCGGTCGAGCTGTGGTACGTGCCGCACTGGACAATGGAGCCCAAGCCGTCGCGCGACGGCTCGGTGTTCCTGTCGCACTACACCTATTCGCCCGGCGGCGGCGTGCCGCCGATCGACCTGTCGCCCGACGACGTGGTGCACTTCCGCCACGGGATCGACCCGCGCAACCCGCGCAAGGGCCTCAGCCCGCTCGCCGGCACGCTGCGCGAGATCTTCATGGACCTGGAGAGCTCGAATTTCGTGGCGTCGCTGTTGCGCAACATGGGCGTGCCGGGCGTGGTGATCAGCCCCAAGGCGGGCGGCACGGTGGCGCCGGAGGACGTGGCGGCCACCAAGGCGTGGTTCAACCAGGCGTTCACCGGCGACCGGCGCGGCGGCGCCCTGGTGATGGGCGCGCCGACCGACGTGTCGCCCTACGGCTTCAACCCGCAACAGATGAACATGTCGGAAAGCCGGGACGTCGCCGAGGAACGGATCTGCGCGTGTCTCGGCATTCCGGCCGCCGTGGTCGGCTTCGGCGCCGGCCTGCAGACCTCCAAGGTCGGGGCGACCATGGGCGAGCTGGTCAAGCTCGCCTGGCGCAACGGCATGCTGCCGGTGCTGCGCGTGCTCGCCGACGAGCTCGACCGCTCGCTGCTGCCCGACTTCGGCGAAGCCACCGGGCTGAAGTGCCACTTCGACACGTCGGAGGTGCTGGCGCTGCAGGACGAACTGGACAAGGCGGCGACCCGCTGGAACACGATGGTGCAGGGCGGCTGGGTCGAGATCGCGGAGGCGCGCGAGGCCATGGGGCTCGACGTCGACGACAGCCACCGGATCTACCTGCGGCCGGCGATGGCGCTGGAGACGCCGGCGGGCGGCGCGCCGCAGCCGCAGCCGGCACCGAAGGAGCCGGAGCCGAAGGAACAGAAGGCCCGGGCGAGCAGGAGCGCGATCAGAACCGGTGCCGCCTACCTGGACACGCTGCGCCGCCAGGAAGGGCCGCTGCAAAAGACACTCGAACGCCGCCTGAAGGGGTTCTTCGGCGATCTTGGCAAGGCCGCGAAGGACGCGGCCTTGCCGCTACTGGAAATACAGGATCTCTCGCCGAAATCAGGCAAGGAAGAAGAACAGAAATCCGACGACCTTCTGGTCGCGCAGATCCTGGATCAGCTCGGCATCGAGGCGCACCGCACCACCTTCGCCAAGATCTACGAGGCGCAGTACCTGGAGACGGCCAGGAAGGTCAGCGAGGCCGCCGAGCTGGCCGGGATCTCCGGCAGCCTGCCCGATCCGGTGGCGCGCGCCGTCGCCGGCGCCGGCGGCCGCCGCTCGGGCCTGGTCGACCTATCCGCGCAGACGCGCAAGGCGCTGTTCGACGCGATCGCCGAAGGCCGCGCAGAGGGTGAGGGCGCGCCGCAGCTTGCCGCCCGGATCGCGGATTACGTGGAGGGTGGCCCCTACAAGGAAGTGTCGACGCGGGCGCGCATCATCGCGCGCACCGAGACCAAGTACGCGCAAAACATCTCGACGATCGAGCGGGCCCGCGCCGCCAATGTGGAACAGTTCATCGTGTTCGACGGACGGCTCGGGCCGGACCGGTCCGACCCCGACCACATCGCGCGCAACGGCTCGATCGTCTCGGCCGCCGAGGCGAGCCAGATGGCGGCGGACGAACATCCCAACGGGACGCTGTCCTTCGCGCCCTATTTCGCAGACGAGGAGGACTGA
- a CDS encoding helix-hairpin-helix domain-containing protein yields the protein MIARQRLYLTADKAAVVAAGDKRAAFLYCVPGDEIPASAAQIFGLVDGALPVKGKGTPPGGNKEKKGGEDKEKKSDDDKGGEEKRGEEKGGKDKGGEEKAPGDDLTRIKGIGNATAKALADAGIASLAALAALDPQQPPLMIPGKGEADWLKWVAAARELAPADAGA from the coding sequence ATGATCGCGAGACAGAGATTGTACCTGACGGCCGACAAGGCGGCCGTGGTCGCCGCCGGCGACAAGCGCGCCGCCTTTCTCTACTGCGTGCCGGGCGACGAGATCCCGGCGAGTGCCGCGCAAATCTTCGGCCTGGTCGACGGCGCCTTGCCGGTGAAGGGCAAGGGAACGCCGCCGGGCGGGAACAAGGAGAAGAAGGGCGGCGAGGACAAGGAAAAGAAGAGCGACGACGACAAAGGGGGCGAGGAAAAGCGCGGCGAGGAAAAGGGCGGCAAGGACAAGGGCGGCGAGGAAAAGGCCCCCGGCGACGACCTGACCCGGATCAAGGGCATCGGCAATGCGACCGCCAAGGCGCTGGCCGATGCCGGGATCGCGAGCCTCGCGGCGCTGGCCGCGCTCGACCCGCAGCAGCCGCCGCTGATGATCCCCGGCAAGGGCGAGGCCGACTGGCTCAAGTGGGTCGCCGCCGCCAGGGAGCTGGCGCCGGCCGACGCCGGGGCCTGA